One genomic region from Sphingobacterium multivorum encodes:
- a CDS encoding aminotransferase class IV, with amino-acid sequence MPTNYINFNGNVVPEDQEIFSIENRGFRYGDGLFETMLYKDGDIRFLNFHVERLQKGMELIHLDDANLFDAFFIRSRSEELIRKNNMLGQQVRIRLIVFRSGGGLYSPTSNKPGFVLQVQRIEPNLRDKKVGLIVGLYNEFKKPYSDLSKIKSLNAQIYVLAGIYKKKMAFDDVLILNQEGYLCESLISNIFVYYEKVLYTPALSEGCIEGVMRRVVMDMAQDEGIEVVEAQISPEIMKRADEIFCTNAVQGVQWVMGYKQKRYFNKISRILQEKLQHWNYDLSDEQD; translated from the coding sequence ATGCCAACAAACTATATCAATTTCAATGGCAATGTAGTGCCGGAAGATCAGGAAATATTTAGCATTGAGAATAGAGGTTTTCGTTATGGGGACGGACTGTTCGAAACGATGTTGTATAAGGATGGTGATATCCGCTTTCTAAATTTTCATGTCGAGCGTTTACAAAAAGGAATGGAGTTGATTCATTTGGATGATGCAAACCTTTTCGATGCATTTTTTATTCGTTCGAGATCCGAAGAATTAATCCGTAAAAACAATATGTTGGGACAGCAGGTTCGTATCCGGTTGATCGTATTTAGATCTGGTGGCGGATTGTATAGTCCGACGAGTAATAAACCTGGTTTTGTTTTGCAGGTGCAGCGCATAGAACCTAATCTTCGCGATAAGAAGGTCGGTTTGATTGTAGGGCTGTACAATGAATTCAAAAAACCTTATAGCGATCTTTCAAAGATTAAATCTTTAAATGCGCAGATTTATGTGTTAGCTGGCATCTATAAAAAGAAAATGGCTTTTGATGATGTGTTAATTCTAAATCAGGAAGGTTACCTATGTGAATCCTTAATTTCAAATATCTTTGTCTATTATGAAAAGGTGCTTTATACACCAGCATTATCCGAAGGATGTATTGAAGGGGTGATGCGTCGGGTAGTCATGGACATGGCACAGGATGAAGGTATAGAAGTGGTGGAAGCACAGATAAGCCCCGAAATCATGAAACGGGCAGATGAGATTTTCTGTACCAATGCTGTACAGGGGGTACAATGGGTAATGGGCTATAAGCAAAAGCGCTATTTCAATAAGATATCGCGGATCTTACAGGAAAAATTACAGCATTGGAACTATGACCTCAGTGATGAACAAGACTAG
- a CDS encoding M15 family metallopeptidase: MKFNLCLIFALSLSTLSLSAQEKTMPSDFVYVKDIIPTISLEMRYFGSHNFTGRPIQGYEKPVAILTKRAALALQQVENHLNKKGLGLKIFDAYRPQRAVDNFKTWSLNTNDTIAKREFYPLINKKNLFNLGFIASKSGHSRGSTVDLTLISLKDHKEIDMGGPFDFFGAVSHHHYAHLTVQQKENRKILKEAMAKFGFKAYDKEWWHYTLQDEPYRKTYFDFIVK, encoded by the coding sequence ATGAAATTTAACTTGTGTCTTATATTTGCCTTAAGCCTTTCCACGCTTTCTCTCAGTGCGCAGGAAAAGACCATGCCTTCAGATTTTGTATACGTCAAGGACATTATTCCAACAATAAGTTTAGAAATGCGTTATTTTGGTAGCCACAACTTCACCGGAAGGCCAATTCAAGGTTATGAAAAACCAGTCGCTATTTTAACGAAGCGCGCAGCGCTAGCACTGCAACAGGTCGAGAACCATTTAAATAAAAAAGGTCTTGGCCTGAAAATATTCGATGCCTACCGTCCGCAACGTGCTGTTGACAACTTTAAAACATGGTCCTTAAACACCAATGATACTATCGCAAAAAGAGAATTCTACCCGCTTATCAATAAGAAGAACTTGTTCAATCTAGGCTTTATTGCCTCCAAATCAGGCCACAGCCGTGGCAGTACAGTCGATCTAACGCTCATTAGCTTAAAAGATCATAAGGAGATTGATATGGGTGGACCTTTTGATTTTTTCGGTGCGGTCTCCCATCATCACTATGCGCATCTGACCGTCCAACAGAAAGAAAACCGAAAGATTTTAAAAGAAGCGATGGCCAAATTCGGCTTCAAAGCTTATGATAAGGAATGGTGGCATTACACTTTGCAAGATGAACCCTATCGTAAAACCTATTTTGATTTTATCGTAAAATAA
- a CDS encoding NADPH-dependent FMN reductase, whose protein sequence is MSIYNVGIFVGSLRKESFNKKIAQFILDQEESKFSYRMIDIGDLPLYNQDFDDAGNPPASYTRFRQEVASLDAVLFVTAEYNRSIPAVLKNAIDVGSRPYGKNTWDGKPGAIISSSTGVYGGFGANHHLRQSLVFVNIPTMQQPEAYLGDIGSCIGPSGTVELAKTKDFLRSFKTAFEQWAERIIHTKRQN, encoded by the coding sequence ATGAGTATATATAACGTAGGCATATTTGTCGGCAGTTTAAGAAAGGAATCTTTCAATAAAAAGATCGCACAGTTTATTCTCGACCAGGAGGAATCGAAATTTAGCTATCGCATGATTGATATCGGCGATCTCCCCTTATATAATCAGGATTTTGACGATGCTGGTAACCCACCGGCTAGCTATACCCGTTTCCGTCAAGAGGTCGCGTCCTTGGATGCTGTGCTTTTTGTTACCGCAGAATATAACCGTTCGATTCCAGCGGTATTAAAGAATGCGATTGACGTGGGTTCGAGACCCTATGGAAAAAATACATGGGATGGTAAACCTGGCGCAATAATTTCCTCATCAACGGGAGTTTATGGGGGCTTTGGGGCCAACCATCATTTGCGTCAATCACTTGTCTTCGTCAATATCCCAACGATGCAGCAACCTGAAGCTTATCTGGGCGATATCGGCAGCTGTATCGGTCCAAGTGGAACAGTGGAATTAGCAAAAACCAAAGATTTTCTCCGCAGCTTTAAAACAGCATTTGAGCAATGGGCTGAGCGAATCATTCATACAAAAAGGCAGAATTAA
- a CDS encoding 1-aminocyclopropane-1-carboxylate deaminase/D-cysteine desulfhydrase, producing MKQFSLNLFSFNVMLPFKIHSPETELCLPAWEKKHIKVTLKRDDLIHPFISGNKWRKLKYNLEEAVQLGKSHLVTFGGAWSNHLLATACAGATFKFKTTAFVRGEEGVNNPVLTMCRLFGMQLIYVDRESYRNKENLYERYFGQDPTTFYIHEGGYGTLGAKGCAEIVDELQHEYQHIFTACGTGTTLAGIGNAVEKRDLFTHVHGVPVLKNGGFIQTEVDQLYPNIPPPILHLDYHFGGYAKSNADLLAFVQHFIASTGIMIEPTYTGKLLYAVDDLIKKDYFTPADQVLVIHTGGLTGLLGMYERFNFLDLHQ from the coding sequence ATGAAACAATTTTCGTTAAATTTGTTTTCATTTAATGTTATGTTGCCGTTCAAAATCCATAGTCCCGAAACTGAATTGTGCCTTCCGGCCTGGGAGAAGAAGCATATTAAAGTAACGCTTAAGCGGGATGACCTCATACATCCGTTTATTTCGGGCAATAAGTGGCGAAAATTAAAATATAATCTGGAAGAAGCAGTGCAGCTAGGGAAAAGCCATCTGGTTACTTTTGGCGGGGCATGGAGCAACCATCTTTTGGCTACTGCTTGCGCCGGCGCTACCTTCAAATTTAAAACAACTGCTTTTGTTAGAGGTGAAGAAGGGGTTAACAACCCTGTTTTAACGATGTGTCGTCTTTTTGGGATGCAGCTTATTTACGTCGACCGCGAATCTTACCGAAATAAAGAAAATTTATACGAGCGTTATTTTGGTCAGGATCCAACGACATTCTATATACATGAAGGCGGTTACGGTACGCTTGGAGCGAAAGGTTGCGCCGAAATCGTTGACGAACTCCAACATGAATATCAGCATATTTTTACAGCCTGTGGTACAGGAACAACATTAGCGGGAATAGGTAATGCTGTAGAAAAACGGGATCTATTTACCCATGTACATGGCGTTCCTGTTTTAAAAAATGGTGGCTTTATTCAAACGGAAGTCGATCAACTTTACCCCAACATCCCCCCGCCTATTTTACATCTTGATTATCATTTTGGTGGTTATGCCAAATCCAACGCCGACTTGCTCGCCTTCGTTCAACATTTTATAGCATCCACAGGAATAATGATTGAGCCTACTTATACCGGCAAATTGCTCTATGCCGTGGATGACCTGATCAAAAAGGACTACTTTACCCCCGCCGATCAGGTACTCGTAATACATACCGGCGGACTTACAGGCCTACTTGGCATGTACGAACGTTTTAATTTTCTTGATCTACATCAATAA
- a CDS encoding helix-turn-helix domain-containing protein: MSVKETPIKNKGFYVFHFKGNKSKPVFSSEQQQILTKGDLYSLCLIKKGETSFMINNERVQVAQNHLLLTNPSSRVNGSSVVKSWDCEVYLIFFTLDFSFKLDFQEDFFEVTKKSLALSDSYIWSLSNQDSTNLSNLFKQFIHYDRQESSYLFKHQIIKSLTEILFCEIARLGSQNMRNTPAIPSRKREILANFHLLLKKSFHKEHMVQFYAMELGITAKHLSVITKELTGKSAIELIQNVLVEEAKSLLCQGLPIGEIAVKLHFSDQSFFGKFFKRNVGISPKEFRQNLYLNKVD, from the coding sequence ATGTCTGTAAAGGAAACTCCCATCAAAAACAAGGGTTTTTATGTCTTTCATTTTAAGGGCAACAAATCGAAACCTGTATTTAGTTCCGAGCAGCAGCAGATTTTAACAAAAGGTGACCTCTATTCGCTCTGTTTAATAAAAAAAGGTGAAACTTCGTTCATGATTAATAATGAAAGGGTACAGGTTGCTCAAAATCACCTATTGTTAACCAATCCATCCTCCCGAGTGAATGGCTCTTCAGTCGTCAAATCTTGGGACTGTGAGGTATATTTGATTTTCTTTACGCTGGATTTTAGTTTCAAATTGGATTTTCAAGAAGATTTCTTTGAGGTCACCAAAAAGTCGCTTGCCTTAAGTGACAGTTACATCTGGTCGCTATCGAACCAAGATTCGACCAACTTATCCAACTTATTTAAACAGTTTATTCATTACGATCGACAAGAGTCTAGCTATCTTTTCAAGCATCAGATTATAAAGTCATTAACGGAAATATTATTTTGTGAAATAGCCCGTCTAGGAAGCCAAAATATGCGAAATACACCCGCTATTCCCTCCCGGAAAAGAGAGATTCTGGCCAATTTTCATTTGCTACTAAAAAAATCGTTTCATAAAGAACACATGGTGCAATTTTATGCGATGGAACTAGGCATCACAGCGAAACACCTATCGGTGATTACCAAGGAACTAACTGGAAAATCAGCAATAGAACTTATTCAGAACGTCTTGGTAGAGGAAGCAAAATCATTACTTTGCCAGGGCCTTCCCATCGGAGAAATTGCGGTGAAATTACATTTCTCGGATCAATCTTTTTTTGGTAAATTCTTTAAGCGAAATGTTGGAATCTCGCCTAAAGAATTTCGTCAGAATCTCTACTTAAACAAAGTCGATTAA
- a CDS encoding RluA family pseudouridine synthase, with translation MTEQIGSQDQEEQELFEHLRIEVDKGQALLRIDKYLMNRVENATRSKIQHAIEAGSVMVNGKEIKASYKVRPDDVITLVLPDPPRDNEVYPENIPLDIKYEDDDVLIVNKEAGMVVHPGYNNYTGTLVNALTYHIQQLPQLPGNSDRPGLVHRIDKDTSGLLVIAKNEKSMAFLAKQFFDHSITRKYIALVWGDLKEDGTITGYIGRHLKDRRIMAMYDSEDKGRWSVTHYRVLERLGYVTLIECQLETGRTHQIRTHMQSIGHPLFNDAMYGGDKILKGTVFSKYKQFVDNCFSLLPRQALHAQVLGFIHPSTKENMYFEVPYPEDFRLALEKWRGYAANSMAIEHD, from the coding sequence ATGACAGAACAAATTGGATCGCAAGATCAGGAAGAACAGGAATTATTTGAGCATCTACGTATTGAGGTGGATAAGGGGCAAGCATTACTCCGCATTGATAAATATCTGATGAACAGGGTGGAAAATGCTACGCGGAGCAAAATTCAGCATGCTATTGAAGCTGGTTCTGTCATGGTTAACGGTAAGGAGATCAAGGCGAGCTATAAGGTTAGACCTGATGATGTGATTACATTAGTGCTACCTGATCCGCCACGGGATAACGAAGTTTATCCTGAAAACATTCCATTAGATATCAAATACGAGGATGACGATGTGTTGATCGTGAATAAGGAGGCGGGAATGGTCGTGCATCCAGGATATAATAATTATACAGGAACCTTGGTCAATGCATTAACGTATCATATACAGCAGCTGCCACAGCTACCTGGAAACTCCGATCGCCCGGGTTTAGTGCATCGAATCGATAAAGACACCTCCGGATTATTGGTCATTGCTAAAAATGAAAAATCAATGGCCTTTTTGGCAAAGCAGTTTTTCGATCACAGCATTACCCGTAAATATATTGCATTAGTTTGGGGAGATTTAAAAGAGGACGGAACAATCACAGGTTATATTGGACGTCATCTAAAAGACAGACGTATCATGGCGATGTATGATAGTGAAGACAAGGGGCGTTGGTCAGTGACACATTACCGAGTTTTGGAGCGACTGGGCTATGTTACCCTAATAGAATGTCAATTAGAAACGGGACGTACACATCAAATTCGTACGCATATGCAATCTATTGGTCATCCGCTATTTAATGATGCCATGTATGGCGGCGATAAGATTTTAAAAGGTACCGTGTTTTCAAAGTACAAGCAGTTTGTGGATAACTGTTTTTCATTGCTGCCGCGACAAGCACTTCATGCTCAAGTATTGGGATTTATTCATCCTTCTACAAAAGAAAATATGTATTTTGAGGTACCATATCCGGAAGATTTTCGTTTAGCTTTAGAAAAGTGGCGCGGATATGCGGCAAATTCAATGGCTATAGAACATGATTAA
- a CDS encoding HAD family hydrolase — MNKFNIKGIIFDYGGTLDTNGGHWGAVIWSGYEKYQVPVNLNAFQEAYTYAERQMALQPIIKPQFNFLEVLQAKLKVQFDYLIAAGYDLDRSLAHRIAFDGYSLAENTVEQVKPLLNSLHEKYPIVMVSNFYGNLKSVLDDFGILSYFQDIVESAVVGVRKPDPAIYALGVTKIGLPAQEVLVVGDSYSKDMVPAKAVGCQTLWLKGQTWGEDKLQDTGAADQQFTSIFDLIDFV; from the coding sequence ATGAATAAGTTTAATATTAAAGGGATTATTTTTGATTATGGTGGAACCTTAGACACCAATGGGGGCCACTGGGGAGCTGTTATCTGGTCGGGTTATGAAAAATATCAGGTTCCTGTAAATTTGAACGCTTTTCAGGAAGCCTATACCTACGCGGAACGGCAGATGGCCTTACAACCTATTATTAAACCGCAGTTTAATTTTTTGGAAGTTCTTCAGGCAAAGCTCAAGGTGCAATTTGATTATCTTATTGCTGCAGGGTATGACTTAGACCGATCATTAGCGCATAGAATAGCCTTTGACGGTTATTCACTGGCGGAGAATACGGTTGAACAGGTAAAACCACTGTTAAATTCACTCCATGAAAAATATCCGATTGTCATGGTTTCCAATTTTTATGGTAACTTAAAGTCGGTCCTTGATGATTTTGGGATCCTATCTTATTTTCAGGATATTGTGGAGTCGGCTGTCGTCGGTGTGCGCAAACCTGATCCTGCCATTTATGCCTTAGGTGTAACTAAAATAGGACTTCCTGCACAAGAGGTATTGGTGGTGGGTGATTCCTATAGTAAAGATATGGTACCTGCCAAAGCGGTTGGCTGCCAAACCTTATGGTTGAAAGGGCAGACTTGGGGCGAGGATAAATTGCAGGATACTGGAGCTGCAGACCAGCAATTTACAAGCATCTTCGATTTAATCGACTTTGTTTAA
- a CDS encoding DJ-1/PfpI family protein, producing MAKKILLLVGDFVEDYEAMVPFQAMGSIGITVDAIAPDRKSGDVVPTAVHDFTGDQTYKELRGHNFAINKDFDQVNVEDYDGLYIAGGRSAEYIRLNNRVLEITKHFFEHNKPVAAICHGIQVLTAAKVLAGRTLTAYVAVGPDIELAGGTWKNIPADQAVVDGNLVTSPAWPGHQAILKEFYKLLGITITI from the coding sequence ATGGCAAAAAAAATATTACTACTTGTAGGAGACTTTGTAGAAGACTACGAAGCAATGGTTCCATTTCAGGCAATGGGTTCTATAGGGATAACGGTAGATGCAATTGCTCCAGACCGCAAAAGCGGGGATGTAGTTCCCACAGCAGTACATGATTTCACTGGTGATCAGACCTATAAAGAATTGCGCGGGCATAATTTCGCAATCAATAAAGATTTCGACCAGGTAAATGTCGAAGATTATGACGGACTATATATTGCTGGCGGACGATCGGCAGAATATATCCGACTCAACAATCGTGTTTTGGAGATTACGAAACACTTCTTTGAGCACAACAAACCTGTGGCAGCTATATGTCATGGTATCCAGGTGTTAACAGCTGCAAAAGTGCTCGCAGGTCGTACATTGACAGCCTATGTTGCTGTAGGTCCCGACATCGAACTAGCGGGCGGCACATGGAAAAATATCCCTGCCGATCAAGCGGTCGTAGACGGAAATTTGGTCACCTCTCCTGCTTGGCCAGGACATCAGGCAATTTTAAAAGAGTTTTATAAGTTATTAGGTATTACTATTACAATTTAA
- the ppk1 gene encoding polyphosphate kinase 1 produces the protein MAKKFIPRDVSWLSFNGRVLQEAADETVPLPLRIKFLGIFSNNLDEFFRVRVAGLKRAIDLKDKSANQSFYEDPQLILEELNIRVIKQQKKFDSTWNRIQKDMAKQNVYIKTSEELNPEQQKFVSDYYQDDVESNVIPLILDDVRPMPYIRDKSLYLGIAMGKQEWQYETKFALIEIPTSQNGRFVQLPSPKDEKHIILLEDVIKFNLPLIFSYFGFDVFNAHVFKVTKDAEFDIDNDINTTLVEKISKGVKNRRKGKPTRFIFDQEMDHKLVEFLIKKLNLSKKDSIIPGQKIHNFKHFMDFPNVFKSYNQPLERTSFPHPYFKNYERVTDTVLKKDVLLSFPYHEFRPIIDLLREAAMDPDVKTIQITAYRLASNSKIANALINAARNGKEVTVMLELRARFDEENNLDWKEKLELEGIKVLTGIPNKKVHAKLCVIKKRIGMKTIQYGFVSTGNINEKTAKLYGDYCLLTSNRDVIADINKVFNYLRRPKSNPAEIIKNCKSLLICPTDMRRELLHYIDQEIAEAKAGRKAYIIVKVNSLSDKEMIKKLYDAATAGVKIDLIIRGIYCATNQKTFKLQMNAISIVDEYLEHARVMYFYNAGREQLFISSADWMTRNLDHRIEAAVKITSKKIKEDLKEMLQIQLNDNVKARILNNSLSNHYVENKKAPCRSQIEIYNYLRKKLADH, from the coding sequence ATGGCGAAAAAATTTATCCCTAGAGACGTTAGTTGGTTGAGCTTTAATGGCAGAGTACTTCAGGAAGCTGCGGATGAGACTGTCCCTTTACCCTTAAGAATCAAATTTTTAGGTATATTTTCCAATAACCTCGATGAATTTTTCCGTGTGCGTGTTGCTGGTCTAAAACGGGCTATTGACCTCAAAGATAAAAGTGCCAATCAATCCTTCTATGAAGATCCTCAGCTTATCCTAGAAGAGCTCAATATCCGGGTCATCAAGCAGCAAAAGAAATTTGACAGTACCTGGAATCGTATCCAAAAAGATATGGCCAAACAAAATGTCTATATTAAGACCAGTGAGGAACTCAACCCCGAACAACAGAAGTTTGTGAGCGACTATTATCAGGATGATGTGGAGTCGAACGTCATTCCGCTGATATTGGACGATGTGCGGCCTATGCCCTATATTCGGGATAAGAGCCTTTATTTGGGCATTGCGATGGGAAAACAGGAATGGCAGTACGAAACCAAATTTGCACTCATCGAAATCCCGACCAGTCAAAATGGACGCTTCGTCCAGTTGCCTTCGCCAAAAGATGAAAAACACATCATACTTTTGGAGGATGTTATCAAGTTTAATCTTCCTTTGATATTCTCCTATTTCGGTTTTGATGTATTCAATGCACATGTATTTAAAGTCACAAAAGACGCCGAATTTGACATTGACAATGACATCAACACGACGCTGGTCGAGAAGATAAGCAAAGGGGTAAAAAACAGAAGAAAAGGTAAACCTACCCGATTTATTTTTGATCAAGAGATGGACCATAAATTGGTAGAATTCCTGATCAAGAAACTTAACCTTTCAAAAAAAGACAGCATCATTCCAGGACAAAAAATACACAACTTCAAACACTTCATGGATTTCCCCAATGTGTTTAAATCCTACAATCAGCCCTTGGAACGGACGTCCTTTCCACACCCCTATTTCAAGAACTACGAACGTGTAACGGATACTGTATTGAAAAAAGATGTGCTGCTCTCCTTCCCCTATCATGAGTTTAGACCGATCATTGATCTACTTCGTGAAGCAGCGATGGATCCAGATGTGAAAACCATCCAGATTACGGCATACCGCTTAGCCTCGAATTCAAAAATTGCAAATGCCCTGATTAACGCGGCCCGCAATGGAAAGGAAGTCACCGTGATGCTTGAACTTCGGGCAAGATTTGATGAAGAAAACAATTTGGACTGGAAAGAGAAACTTGAACTGGAAGGCATCAAGGTATTGACCGGTATCCCAAATAAAAAGGTCCATGCAAAACTATGCGTCATCAAAAAACGTATCGGAATGAAAACGATCCAGTATGGTTTTGTCAGCACAGGAAATATCAACGAAAAAACGGCTAAATTATACGGAGATTACTGCCTGTTAACGAGTAATAGGGATGTTATTGCCGATATAAATAAGGTTTTCAATTACCTGAGACGTCCTAAGTCAAATCCGGCTGAAATTATCAAAAATTGCAAAAGTCTGTTGATATGCCCAACGGATATGCGCAGGGAACTTCTACACTACATCGATCAGGAGATTGCCGAAGCCAAGGCTGGTCGAAAAGCATATATTATTGTCAAGGTAAACTCACTGAGCGATAAAGAAATGATTAAAAAGCTCTATGATGCCGCAACAGCTGGTGTCAAAATAGACCTTATCATCCGGGGAATCTACTGTGCAACAAATCAAAAAACCTTTAAATTGCAAATGAATGCCATTTCAATCGTCGATGAGTATTTGGAACATGCACGTGTGATGTATTTCTACAACGCTGGCCGAGAGCAGCTATTTATTTCCTCGGCAGATTGGATGACAAGAAACTTGGATCATCGCATCGAAGCAGCGGTCAAAATAACAAGTAAAAAAATCAAGGAAGATTTAAAAGAAATGCTTCAGATCCAGCTCAATGATAATGTCAAGGCCCGTATACTCAACAATTCACTGAGCAATCATTACGTTGAGAATAAAAAGGCGCCATGCCGTTCGCAGATTGAAATATACAATTATCTGAGAAAAAAATTAGCGGATCATTAG
- a CDS encoding NADPH-dependent FMN reductase: MKILAFAGTSNKNSINKTFVTSTSKYYKEADDIIELLDLNHFEMPIYSYDKEVELGIPQLAHDFAAKMDAADFLLISLAEHNGSYTTAYKNIVDWVSRIPNRKLFNGKPVFLLATAPGPMGGATVLNTAVNRITWDGADILDSFSLPEFHKNFEEGKGIIDPTLRSQLEAKVRKTKRALAEKLSVQG, from the coding sequence ATGAAAATATTAGCATTTGCAGGCACAAGCAACAAAAACTCAATCAACAAAACATTTGTCACAAGTACTTCAAAATACTACAAGGAAGCAGACGACATCATCGAATTGCTAGACTTAAACCATTTTGAAATGCCGATCTATTCTTACGACAAAGAAGTCGAGTTGGGCATTCCACAATTAGCGCATGACTTTGCAGCTAAAATGGATGCCGCAGATTTCCTGTTGATTTCTTTGGCAGAACACAATGGATCCTATACCACAGCTTACAAAAATATCGTTGACTGGGTTTCACGGATCCCTAACCGTAAATTATTCAATGGCAAACCTGTTTTCTTATTGGCTACTGCCCCTGGTCCAATGGGAGGTGCCACAGTTTTGAACACTGCTGTCAATCGAATCACTTGGGACGGTGCCGATATATTAGATTCCTTTTCTCTTCCCGAATTCCACAAAAACTTTGAAGAAGGTAAAGGTATTATCGACCCGACTTTAAGAAGTCAATTAGAAGCTAAAGTACGTAAAACAAAACGTGCACTCGCCGAAAAATTATCCGTTCAGGGTTAA
- a CDS encoding lysylphosphatidylglycerol synthase transmembrane domain-containing protein translates to MGSKIYKVLFMLIGIGTLAYMIHAMGIDEIWNNLENIGWWFLPVLGSWAVLYWMNAMAFKAIIQEPELPQTNVPFWKVLQLTISGYAINYITPFVALGGEPYRIMELKNYVGGSKAGSSVLLYGVMHILSHILFWVASVFLILWFVPASTMVNVACAAIFVMAIICTWLFTKFYKKGITISLLKALSKLPLVGKKVGNLLETKYETLNDVDQQVKNLFQNRRGRFYTALFWEFVARVVGCFEIYFIGLALDINIDFIDAMIISSGSSLFANLVFFFPMQLGTREGGLAMAVMSIGLPAKVGIFMGVVTRIREIVWIMIGLGWMSLVKKK, encoded by the coding sequence ATGGGTAGCAAAATCTATAAAGTGCTCTTTATGCTGATCGGTATAGGTACACTGGCCTATATGATTCATGCAATGGGAATTGATGAGATTTGGAACAACCTTGAAAATATTGGCTGGTGGTTTCTGCCTGTACTTGGTAGCTGGGCAGTACTCTACTGGATGAATGCTATGGCATTTAAGGCAATTATTCAGGAACCGGAATTGCCACAGACAAACGTCCCTTTTTGGAAGGTCTTACAATTGACAATATCGGGGTATGCCATCAATTATATAACACCATTTGTTGCGTTAGGAGGGGAGCCTTATCGTATTATGGAGCTTAAAAACTATGTCGGTGGTTCGAAGGCAGGTTCATCTGTGCTGTTATACGGTGTCATGCACATCCTATCGCATATTTTATTTTGGGTCGCTTCTGTTTTTCTAATTCTTTGGTTTGTGCCTGCTAGCACGATGGTCAATGTGGCCTGTGCTGCGATTTTTGTGATGGCTATCATCTGTACTTGGCTATTTACGAAGTTTTATAAGAAGGGAATTACAATTTCACTCTTGAAAGCTTTATCTAAGTTACCCTTGGTAGGTAAGAAAGTCGGTAATTTACTGGAGACGAAATATGAAACTTTGAATGACGTCGATCAACAGGTGAAAAACCTTTTTCAAAATCGCCGCGGTCGTTTCTATACGGCCCTTTTTTGGGAATTTGTAGCACGCGTTGTAGGCTGTTTTGAGATTTATTTTATTGGTTTGGCCTTAGATATCAATATTGATTTTATTGATGCTATGATCATTAGCTCAGGATCTTCCCTGTTTGCCAATCTTGTTTTTTTCTTTCCAATGCAGTTGGGAACCCGGGAAGGTGGATTGGCAATGGCTGTAATGAGTATAGGATTGCCTGCGAAAGTCGGTATTTTTATGGGTGTTGTGACACGAATTAGGGAAATTGTGTGGATTATGATCGGTTTGGGGTGGATGAGTTTAGTAAAAAAGAAATAA